A single Cyanobacterium sp. T60_A2020_053 DNA region contains:
- the uvrC gene encoding excinuclease ABC subunit UvrC, which yields MTVILKDLPSSPGVYFMKDKLGEIIYIGKAKHLRRRVSSYFSPSANHTNRIALMVRQVEDIEFIVTDTEAEALAFEANLIKKHQPHFNILLKDDKKYPYICITWSEDYPRIFITRKRRMKSRNDRYYGPYVDSRSLRHTLDLVKSNFALRQRPSPLYKDRPCLNYDIGKCPGVCQNLITPEEYRNVITKISLIFQGRTDELIKQLQQQMAKASVNLDFEKAAQYRDQIRDLQQLFASQKVALPDDTISQDAIALAQDQDHTCIQLFQIRSGRLVGRLGFYVDRGEAEGAGEILQTVLEQHYQQIDPVEIPPQILVQYPLTDEDFLTQWLLAKTGRKINIIVPQRQLKAELINMVQKNAEIELTKTQKLTEQNILALADLGRILNLAEPPRHIEGYDISHLQGSNAVASRVVFIDGQPAKQYYRHYKIKNPTITIGHSDDFLSLQEVIKRRFSSNDPHPDLVMIDGGKGQLSAVWKTLTELNLIDKINVISLAKKREEIFLPNQSQPLPTNSEQAGVQLLRRLRDEAHRFAVTFHRQQRLKEQRRSYLDNIPGLGFERQKRLLAHFHSVDYIREATIEQLQQVEGIGGNLAQIIYNYFHP from the coding sequence ATGACAGTTATATTGAAAGACTTGCCCTCTTCGCCAGGAGTTTATTTTATGAAGGATAAACTGGGAGAAATTATTTATATCGGCAAGGCAAAACATTTACGCCGTCGGGTTTCTTCCTATTTTTCTCCTTCTGCAAACCACACTAATCGCATTGCTTTGATGGTGCGACAGGTGGAGGATATAGAGTTTATTGTCACTGATACGGAAGCGGAAGCCCTCGCTTTTGAGGCAAATTTGATTAAAAAACATCAGCCTCATTTTAATATTCTCCTCAAGGATGATAAAAAATATCCATACATTTGTATTACTTGGTCAGAGGATTATCCGCGCATTTTTATTACTCGTAAACGGCGCATGAAATCGAGGAATGATCGTTATTATGGTCCTTATGTGGATAGTCGTAGTTTAAGGCATACTCTGGATTTGGTGAAAAGTAATTTTGCTTTACGCCAGCGCCCGTCACCGTTATATAAAGATCGTCCTTGTCTCAATTATGATATAGGAAAATGCCCCGGAGTCTGTCAAAATCTCATCACCCCTGAAGAATATCGTAATGTTATCACCAAAATTTCTCTCATTTTTCAAGGTAGAACTGATGAACTAATTAAACAATTACAACAGCAGATGGCAAAGGCTTCTGTTAACCTAGACTTTGAAAAGGCGGCGCAATATCGAGATCAAATTAGGGATTTACAACAATTATTTGCTTCTCAGAAAGTGGCGTTACCTGATGATACTATTTCTCAGGATGCCATTGCTTTGGCACAAGATCAAGATCATACTTGTATTCAATTATTCCAAATTCGCTCAGGAAGATTAGTGGGGCGCTTGGGTTTTTATGTGGATAGGGGTGAGGCGGAGGGCGCTGGGGAGATTTTACAAACAGTTTTAGAGCAACATTATCAACAAATTGATCCTGTAGAAATACCGCCCCAAATTTTAGTACAATATCCTCTTACTGATGAAGATTTTTTAACGCAATGGCTATTAGCTAAAACAGGGCGAAAAATTAATATTATTGTGCCTCAAAGACAATTAAAAGCCGAGTTAATTAACATGGTGCAAAAAAATGCTGAAATTGAATTAACTAAAACTCAAAAGTTAACGGAGCAAAATATTTTAGCTTTAGCTGATTTAGGAAGAATATTAAACTTAGCTGAACCACCTAGACATATTGAAGGTTATGATATTTCCCATTTACAAGGTTCAAATGCTGTAGCTTCGAGAGTGGTATTTATTGATGGGCAACCAGCTAAACAATATTACCGCCATTATAAGATTAAAAACCCCACTATTACCATCGGACATTCTGATGATTTTTTGTCTTTACAAGAAGTAATTAAAAGACGTTTTAGCAGTAATGATCCTCATCCTGATTTAGTAATGATTGATGGGGGAAAAGGACAGCTTTCGGCAGTGTGGAAAACCTTAACAGAATTAAATTTAATTGACAAAATAAATGTAATTAGTTTAGCGAAAAAAAGAGAAGAAATTTTTTTGCCGAATCAATCTCAACCGTTACCGACTAATTCTGAACAAGCAGGAGTACAATTATTAAGAAGATTAAGAGATGAAGCCCATCGTTTTGCGGTAACATTTCATCGTCAACAGAGATTAAAAGAGCAAAGACGCTCATATCTTGATAATATTCCGGGTTTAGGTTTTGAGCGCCAAAAACGTTTACTAGCGCACTTCCACTCAGTTGATTATATCAGAGAGGCTACCATAGAACAGTTACAGCAGGTGGAAGGTATTGGCGGTAATTTAGCCCAAATTATTTATAACTATTTTCATCCTTAA
- a CDS encoding FAD-dependent oxidoreductase, whose protein sequence is MNDKIAVIGAGIAGLTLATRLQEKGIEVRVFDKGRGVGGRMSSRRTDWGYIDHGTQYFGLENDRFRDFIATYGNILQPWEGRWGLWQDGKLQEDEVEKPRYVPTKAMNNLCKYLAGDVTVKLETRIIKLVKEDTWTLIDENNHHYTDFDTVILTAPVAQSLALLPDNSPLKAQIDGLTMLPCYSLMVVPTHKINLPYDGIKFVHPVLGWLSVNDSKPLRHSAGALVIQSNFNFALDNLMTDSAVVTQQLIDSVEKIFNITLNNFLYQSLHLWRYALPAQMNPQGYYYDDSCNLGMCADWCANGRVEGAFLSADALAQHLL, encoded by the coding sequence ATGAATGATAAAATTGCGGTGATTGGCGCAGGTATAGCTGGGTTAACTTTAGCTACTCGGTTACAGGAGAAAGGTATTGAGGTAAGAGTCTTTGATAAAGGGCGCGGTGTGGGTGGTAGAATGTCCAGTCGGCGCACGGATTGGGGTTACATTGATCATGGTACGCAATATTTTGGCTTAGAAAATGATCGTTTTCGTGATTTTATCGCTACCTACGGTAATATTTTGCAACCATGGGAAGGGCGCTGGGGTTTATGGCAAGATGGCAAGTTACAGGAAGATGAAGTTGAAAAACCTCGCTATGTGCCGACTAAGGCAATGAATAATTTGTGTAAGTATTTGGCTGGGGATGTGACGGTTAAACTCGAAACTAGAATTATTAAGTTGGTGAAAGAAGATACTTGGACTTTGATCGATGAAAACAATCATCATTATACTGATTTTGACACAGTGATATTAACAGCGCCCGTCGCCCAATCTCTAGCATTGTTACCTGATAATAGCCCTCTAAAAGCACAAATTGACGGTTTAACCATGTTACCTTGTTATAGTTTGATGGTCGTTCCTACCCATAAAATAAACTTACCCTACGATGGCATTAAATTCGTTCATCCTGTTTTAGGTTGGCTTAGTGTCAATGATAGCAAACCCTTACGGCATAGTGCAGGGGCGCTGGTGATTCAATCTAACTTCAATTTTGCTCTTGATAATTTAATGACTGATTCTGCCGTTGTCACTCAACAACTAATTGACTCGGTAGAAAAAATCTTCAACATTACATTAAATAATTTTCTATATCAATCGCTACATTTGTGGCGTTATGCTTTACCAGCACAGATGAACCCTCAAGGATATTATTATGATGATAGTTGTAATTTGGGGATGTGCGCTGATTGGTGCGCTAATGGTAGGGTGGAGGGCGCTTTTCTCAGTGCTGACGCTCTGGCACAACATTTATTATAA